The segment CCAACTATTCAATCTGACCCGCCGGATAGCGCTGCTGCTACAATGCCGGCCTTGCCAATTTCCAGGAGTTACACGGTGTCTGTCGTTTTCGTCGCCGCCTCCCAGCTGCCGACTCCGTTCGGCGTGTTCACCATGCACGGCTTTCTCGATGAGGCCAGCGGCAAGGAACACGTTGCCCTGACCCTGGGCGATGTGGCCAACGGCGGACCCGTCCTGGGTCGCCTGCATTCCGAGTGCCTCACCGGTGATGCCCTGTTCAGCCTGCGCTGCGACTGCGGATTCCAGCTGGAAGCGGCGCTGCGCGCCATCGCTGAAGCCGGCTGCGGTGTACTGCTCTACCTGCGCCAGGAAGGCCGTGGCATTGGTCTCCTGAACAAGATCCGCGCCTACGAGCTGCAGGACGCCGGCGCCGATACCGTGGAAGCCAACGAGCGCCTGGGCTTCGGCGCCGACCAGCGCGACTACGCCATGTGCCAGCCGATGCTGAAGCACCTGGGTGTCGGCGCGGTCAAGCTGATGACCAACAATCCGCGCAAGGTCAAGGCACTGGAAAGCTACGGTCTCAACGTCGCCGAGCGCGTACCGCTGCAGACCGGCCTGAACAAGCACAACCGCAAATACCTGGCGACCAAGGCCGGCAAGCTCGGGCACATGCTCGGCAACCTGCATCAGGCGGAATCCGAATCGTGACCCGCAAGGAAGTCCGTCGCCGGCTGGCCATGACCTGGTGGCGCCAGGTGGGCTTCACGCTGGTGCCGCTGTTGGTCATGGGCTACCTGTTCGGCGATGGGGAACCGGTGCTGCCGGTATTGCAGATGCCGCTCTTCATTGGCGCCCTGGTCTCGCTGTTTTTCAGCCTGCCGATGTTCTCCGCCTACAAGCGCGCCCTCGTGGCCACCGAGGCCGCCCTCGGTCGGGCCGAAGAGCCCGGTGCCTGGCAGGAACTGACCCGCCGTCGCGACAGGGGCTTCCTCGCCGCCGGCCTGCCAGCCTGGATCGCCGCCCTGGCGGTGCTGGTCGGACTCAATACTGTGGCGCTGTTCCTCCTGGCCATGAGCAGCCTGGTGCTGCTCTACCTCTACCGAATCCCCCGCCAGCTCGGCTGATGCGCCGGCTGCTCGCCTTCCTGCTGCTGTCCGTGGCGCTGCCCGCCACGGCGCAGCTGCGGGTCGTCAGCCTGGCTCCCTCCCTGACCGAAATCATGCTTGATCTCGGCGCCGGTGACCTTCTGGTGGGTGTGCTCGACGGCGGTGATCGCCCCGCAGCCCTGGCCGGCCTGCCGTCGGTGGGGCGCTACGGGCAGCTGCAACCGGAAAGCCTGCTCGCCCTCAAGCCCGATCTGGTGCTGCTCTGGCCCGACAGCGTGGGCTCGGCCGGACGCGAGCAACTGAAGAAATTCCCGGTTCCCCAGCTGGTGGTGGAGCCGCGGAGCCTGGAACAACTGGCGAATGCCTTCGCCGAGATCGGTGAGCGGGTCGGCCGCGCCGAACAGGGCCGCCAGATGGCCGCGCGCTTCGAGTCGGGGCTGGCGGCACTGCGCCAACACCACCACCGCGACGTGCCGTTGAAAGTCTTCTACCAGGTCTGGGACAAGCCGCTCTATACCCTCGGCGGCAAGCAGATCGTCAGCGATGCCTTGAAGGTCTGCGGGGCGGAGAACGTCTTCGCCGACCTTTCCCTGCCGGCGCCCCAGGTGGGCATCGAGGCTGTGATGCAGCGCGACCCCGCGGTGATCCTGGTGAGCGAACCGAGCCAGGCCTATGCCTGGAAGGCCTGGCCGCAGCTGACAGCGGTGAAACGGGGACAGGTCTGGCCAGTGCCGGACCGGGGGCTGGAACGCCCGAGCTTCCAGATGCTGGCGGCGACCGGGAAGCTCTGCCGGTTGCTGGATGCGGCGAGGTAGAGGCCTGATGCGCGCGGCGTACCCTGCAAACGTGTAGTCCAGCGAAATCCGAGGCTACGGATTGATTGTGGGAACGAATTCATTCGCGAATGAATTCGTTCCCACAGATTCAGGCGCAGGTCAGAGCCCCAGCAGGGCCATGCGTTTGCGCACCGACGCTTCGATACCCGCCGCATCCAGCCCGCACTCGGCGAGCATTTCCGCCGGCTTGGCATGTTCGACGTAGTAATCCGGCAGGCCCAGGTGCAGCACGGGTTTTACCAGGCTCTCGCGGGCGAGGAATTCGCTGACGGCGGCACCGGCGCCACCCATCACACTGTTCTCCTCGATGGTCACCAGCAACTCGTGGCTGCCGGCCAGCTCGCGCACCAGCGCTTCGTCCAGGGGTTTGACGAAGCGCATGTCGACCACGGTGGCATCCAGGCCTTCGGCGACCTGCAGTGCCTCGGCCAGTTGCACACCGAACACCAGCATGGCGACCTTGGAGCCCCGGCGGCGAACCACGGCCTTGCCGATTTCCACCGGTTTCAATTCGCGCTCGATGGTGGCGTTGGGGCCGCTGCCGCGCGGATAGCGCACCGCCGCCGGGCCTTCGAAGTGGTGGCCGGTGGTCAGCAGCAGGCGCAGTTCGTTCTCGTCGCTCGGCGTCATCACCAGCATGCCGGGGATGCAGCGCAGGTAGGAGAGGTCGAAGCTGCCCGCGTGGGTCGGGCCGTCCTCGCCCACCAGGCCGGCGCGGTCGATGGCGAACAGCACGTCGAGGTTCTGCACCGCCACGTCATGGATCAGCTGGTCATAGCCGCGCTGGAGGAAGGTGGAATAGATGGCCACCACCGGCTTGGCGCCGTCGCAAGCCATGCCGGCCGCCAGGGTCACGGCGTGTTGCTCGGCGATGGCGACGTCGAAATAACGGTCCGGGAAACGCTCGCTGAAGGCCACCAGATCCGAGCCTTCCTTCATCGCCGGGGTGATGCCCACCAGGCGCGGGTCCTGCCCGGCCATGTCGCACAGCCACTGGCCGAACACGTTGGAGTATTTCGGGCCGGACGGCTTCTTCGGGGCGGCCGGAGCGTTGATCGGTTCCAGCTTGGTGATGGCGTGATAGCCGATGGGGTCGGCTTCGGCCGGGGCGAAGCCCTTGCCCTTCTTGGTCACCACATGGAGGAACTGCGGGCCCTTGAGGTCGCGCATGTTGCGCAGGGTGGCCACCAGGGTGGGCAGGTCATGGCCGTCGATGGGACCGATGTAGTTCCAGCCCAGTTCCTCGAACAGGGTGCCGGGAACCAGCATGCCCTTGGCGTATTCCTCGGTGCGGCGGGCGATTTCCCAGGCGCCGGGCAGGCGCGAGAGCACCTTCTTGCTGCCTTCGCGCATGCTCGCGTAGGTGCGGCTGGAAAGGATCTTCGCCAGGTAGTTGGACAGGCCGCCGACGTTGCGCGAAATCGACATGTCGTTGTCGTTGAGGATCACCAGCATGTCGGCCTGGACGTCCGACGCGTGGTTGAGCGCCTCGAAGGCCATGCCGGCGGTCAGCGCGCCGTCACCGATCACGGCGATCGACTTGCGATTGGAGCCCTGCATGCGGGCGGCGATGGCCATGCCCAGGGCGGCGCTGATGGAGGTGCTGGAGTGGCCGACGCCAAAGGTGTCGTACTCACTCTCCACGCGGCGCGGGAAGGCGGCGACGCCGTCCTTCTGGCGCAGGCTGCCCATCTGTTCGCGGCGGCCGGTGAGGATCTTGTGCGGGTAGGCCTGGTGGCCCACGTCCCAGACCAGCCGGTCGTCGGGCGTGTCGTAGACATAGTGCAGGGCGATGGTCAGTTCCACCACGCCCAGGCCGGCACCGAAGTGGCCGCCGGTCTTGCCGACGGTATAGAGCAGGTACTGGCGCAGTTCGTCGGCCAGGGTTTCCAGCTCAGCCTCACCAAGCCGGCGCAGCGCATCCGGCGTCGCCGCGCGGTCGAGCAGGGGCGTGACGGGGCGTTCGCGGGGAATCTCGTGGAACGTCGTGGGCATCAGGCTAATCGTTATGGGCAAAAAAAGATGGGCAAGTTTACCTGATGCGCCCCTCAGTGCCCAAACACGCTGTCAGTCGGTTCGTAGCAACCTGTGGGATCGGTTACGCCGGATAATGGCGGGCCAGGAAATCCAGCAGTTGCGCGTTCACCTGTTCAGGTCGTTCGTTCTGCAGCCAGTGGCCGCAATCGGGTAGGCGATGCTGCTCCAGGTGGGGCACCAGTTCGGCCATGCGCTTGAGTGTGTAGGCCTCCAACCGGGCCACCGGATCATGGTCGCCGACCATGAACAGCGTGGGTTGCCGGATCTGCCGGCCTGCCAGGTGCTCGGTCTGCTGCCAGTTCAGGGTGAAATTGCGGTACCAGTTCAGCGGCCCGCGAAATCCGCCAGCGGCGAAGGTGCGCTGGTAGACGGCGAACTCCCCGGCATCGCACCAGCCCGGCAGGGCCGGCGATTCGCTCAGGCCGTCGAGCAGCCGCGAGTCGGCTGGTCTCTCGCGCAGCACGGCGTCGCCCAGGTCGCTCAACAGCAGGCGCAGGCTGCGCTCCAGATCGGCATCCAGCTCCGCTTCGGCCACCCCTGGCTCCTGGAAGTAGAGGATGTAGTTGAAGCGCCCGGCGTTGGCCTCGCGCATGATTTCGATGGCCGGGCGCTTGGGACGGCCGCCGAAGGGCACCGACATGGCGCCCAGCGCCCGGATGCGCTCGGGCTCCAGCAACGCCAGGTGCCAGGCCACCGGCGCGCCCCAGTCGTGGCCGATCACACAGGCATCGGTTTGGCCGAGGCTGTCCATCGCCGCCTGGATGTCGCCGCACAGGGTCAGCAGGGCGTAGTCTTCGATCGCTTCCGGGGCGCTGCTTGCCCCGTAGCCGCGCATTTCCGGCATCAGCACGCGATATCCGGCCGCCGCCAGCGGCTCTGCCTGCTGGCGCCAGGAGTACCAGCACTCGGGAAAACCGTGCAGCAGCCAGACTGGGCGTCCATCGGCCGGCCCGGCGCTGTAAAGGCTCAGGGTGATGCCGTTGACCGGCAGCAGTTGGTGTTCGAAGTTGGGCATGGCGAGCTCCAGGCTTACCAGGTATCGACGAAGGGGCGTTTCTTGCCGGAGCGCGGAGCCGGCCGCGGTGCGGCGTTCAGCCCGCGCAGCAGCCAGGCGCGGGTTTCCTGCGGATCGATCACCGCGTCGATTTCCAGGAAGCTGGCCATGTTGATCGCCTTGCCGTTCTGATAGGCCTTGGCAACCATCTTGTCGAACAGCTTCTGTCGCTCGGCCGGGTCTTCCACTGCGGCCAGTTCCTTGGCGTAGCCCAGGCGCACCGCGCCCTCCAGGCCCATGGCGCCGAACTCGCCGCTGGGCCAGGCGATGGTGAACAGCGGCGAATGGAAGCTCCCCGCCGCCATGGCCTGGGCGCCCAGCCCGTAGCCCTTGCGCAGCACGACGGTGAAGAAAGGCACCGACAGGCCGGCGGCGGCGACGAACATGCGCGAGACGTGGCGCACCGTGGCCTGCTTCTCCGAATCCGGCCCCACCATGAAGCCGGGTGTGTCGCAGAGCGAGAGCATGGGGATGTCGAAGGCGTCGCATAGCTGCATGAAGCGCGCGGCCTTGTCGCCGGCCTGGGCGTCGATGGCGCCGCCGAGATGCATCGGGTTGTTGGCGATCAGGCCGAACGCCTTGCCTTCGATGCGGATGAAAGCGGTGATCAGGCCCGGCGCGAACTGTCGGCGCAGTTCCAGTAGCGAGTCCTGGTCGGCCAGGGTTTCGATCAGCGAGCGGATGTCGTAGGCCCGCAGGCGGTTTTCAGGGATGGCGTGGCGCAGCAGGCGCTGGTCGGCGCACTGCCAGTCCGCCAGGTCACCCTGGAAGTAGGACAGGTATTGCTGCGCCACGCGCACGGCCTCGGCTTCGTCCTCCACCAGCACGTCGATCACCCCGTTGGGACCCTGGACGCTGGTGGGGCCGACGTCCTCCGGCGCGAAACTGCCGAGGCCGCCGCCCTCGATCATCGCCGGGCCGGCCATGCCGATACTGGCGTTGCGGGTTGCGATGATCACGTCACAGCAGCCGAGCAGGGCGGCGTTGCCGGCGAAACAGCGGCCGGACACCACACCCACCAGCGGCACCAGGCCGGACAGCCTCGCCATGCCGACGAAGGTGTGGCAGTCCAGCCCGGCCACCCCGACGAAGTCCGAATCCCCCGGCCGGCCGCCGCCGCCTTCGGCGAAGAGCACCAGCGGCAGGCGCCATTGTTCGGCCAGGCCGAGCATGCGGTCGGTCTTCTTGTGGTTCATCACCCCCTGGGTGCCGGCGAACACCGTGTAGTCGTAGGCGATGGCCATGCAGCGCGCGGCCTCGCTGCCGAAGCGGGCGGCATTCACCGTGCCGATGCCCGCTACCAGTCCATCCGCCGGGCTCTGCTCGATCAGTTCTTCCAGCGACCGGCGCCGGCGCTGGGCGGCCAGCGCCAGGGCGCCGTACTCGATGAAACTGCCCTCATCCAGCAGGTCGTCGAGGTTCTCGCGGGTGGTGCGCTGACCGGTCTTGCGCCGCCTGGCCACGGCCTGCGGACGGCGTTCATCGGTGGTGATGGCGTGGCGCTCCAGCACTTCGGCGAGGTCGGCGCGGATATGCGCGAGGTCGAGGCTTTCCTCGCTCTGCACCGCATCGCCGGCAACCTCCGCCGGCTCCAGGAACAGCAGCGGCGCACCTTCGAACAGGCTGTCACCCGGCGCCACGGCCAGGGCGCGGACGATGCCGCCCCGGGTTGCCTTGACCACGAACTCCATCTTCATCGCTTCCAGCACCGCCACCGGCTGCCCGACGGCAACCGCGTCGCCCTCCTGCACGTCGAGGCTCACCAGCGCCCCCTGGCTGGGGGCGTTCAGCGGTACGCAACCGGCGGGCGCTTCCACCTGCCCGGCTCCAGCAACCGCGGCGGTACCGGCACCGCTGACGAACAGGTGCGGGTGGGCGGTCTGCTGCGGGGCCAGCAGTTGGCCGATTTCCCGTTCGATGAAGCGGGTATCCACGCCCCCGGCCAGTTCCGGGCGGCGCAACAGGTTCTGCAGGAAGTGGATATTGCTCGCCACCCCTTCCAGGCGGAATTCGCAGAGGGCGCGATAGGCTCGGCGCAGGGTCGCCGGCAGGTCATCGCCCTGGACGATCAGCTTGGCCAGCAGCGAGTCGTAGCTGGGGCTGGTCGGGTAGCCCGCGTAGCCATAGCCGTCGACGCGGATGCCCGGCCCGCTGGGGGGCTCGTAGGCGCTGACCAGGCCGCCGGCCGGTCGCGCACTGCCGTCGGCCTGCATGCTTTCCAGGTTGATCCGCAGCTGCACGGCGAAGCCGCGTGGAGAGATGGGTTCCAGCAGGCCCAGGTCGGCCAGGCTGAACCCTTCGGCCAGGCGCAATTGCGTCTGCACCAGGTCGATGCCGGTGACCGCCTCGGTGATGCAGTGTTCGACCTGGATGCGCGGATTGGCCTCCATGAACACGAAGTCGCCACGGCCGGTGTCGACCAGGAACTCGAAGGTGCCGATGCCGCGATAACCGGCGGCGGCGGCCAGGGTCAGCGCGGCGTCGAGGATGCGCTGGCGCAGGCCGGCGTCCAGTTCGGGCGCCGGGGCGATCTCGATCACCTTCTGGTGGCGGCGTTGCAGGCTGCAGTCGCGCTCCCAGAGGTGAGTGACCCGTTCACCGTCGCCCAGCACCTGGACCTCGATGTGCCGGGCATTCTCGATCAGCCGCTCGACGTACAGGTCGCCATTGCCAAAGGCCGCACGTGCCTCGGACTGGCAGCGCTCGAAGGCCTGCTCCAGTTCGCCGGCTTCACGCACCGCGCGCATGCCGCGACCACCGCCGCCAGCCAGGGCCTTGAGCATGATCGGGCCGCCTTCCAGCAGGGCACGGGCTTCGTCGAGGGAGGTGGCGCGATTGCTGCCGGCAGCAAGGGGCAGGCCGCTGCGCGCGGCCAGTGAGCGGGCGCGGGCCTTGTCGCCGAACAGCTCCAGCGCTTCGGCAGATGGGCCGACGAAACGGATGCCGGCGGCTTCGCACTGGCGGGCGAAAGCGGCGTTCTCGCTGAGGAAACCGTAGCCGGGATGGACGGCATCACAGCCGTGCTGGCGTGCCACTTCCACCAACTGGGCAGCGTCCAGATACGCTGCCGCGCCCCGGCCATTGAGCGGCACCGCGAGGTCAGCCTTGCGCGGGTGCAGGGACTGGCTGTCGTCTTCGGCGTAGACGGCGACGCTGCGAATGCCGAGTTCCGCTGCGGCGCGGGCGATGCGGATGGCGATCTCGCCACGGTTGGCGATCAGCAGGGACTGGATGGCTGTGGTCACGGCGAAGATCCTTGGCGTGCAATCCAGTGATCTTAGGCAGCGTGGGCCAATTGCCGCAGCCAACTGTGCCGTGACGAATACCCACCTCTCATGGCGGATGATGATCCGGTGACATGGATTGTCCGAATCGGCCCTTGTGGTGGCCCGATGCCGTGCAGTATCTGTGGCGCCTTCATTTCTCCCACAAGGACCGTCCATGAACGAGCTGCTGCACAGCCTGGACTGGGTGCTGCCCCTGCGCAGCGAGACGCTGACGCCGGTGATGCGTTTCTTCACCCTGTTGGGCTACGAGAAGTTCATCCTGTTTTTCCTGCCGCTGGGCTACTGGGCCTGGCACCGTAGCGTGTTCCTGCGCCTGCTGGTGCTGGTGGCCGTGACCGCGCTGCTCAACGCCTGGCTCAAGGATTACTGGCAGGACCCGCGTCCGGACCTCGCCCTGCGCATGGACCATGAGGTGGGCGACAGCTTCGGCCTGCCCAGCGGCCATGCGCAGATCGCGGTGGTCATCTGGTTCTGGCTGGCCTTCGAGCTGCGCCGCGCCTGGGCCTGGGTGGTCAGCGGCGTTGTGGTGGCGGGGATCATCTTCAGCCGCCTCTACCTGGGCGCCCACGACGTGGAAGACGTGCTGGGCGGCTCCTTGCTGGGCATCGCCACGCTGCTGGCGTTCGCCCAGGTGCAGCACTGGAACTGGTGGCGCGAGGCTCATGGCCTCTGGCACCTGGCGTTGATCCTGCTGGTTTTCCTCGCCGGCTGGCTGACCTGGCCAGGTGTTGCGCCCAGCTATGTGCCGCTGCTGGCGGGGCTGATGGTCGGTGTGCTGTTCGGCTACCGCCGGATGGAATTCTCCGTCGACGTGGCCGTCTGGCGTCGCCTGCTCGCCGCCGCCGTTGGTGCGCTGAGCTTTATCCTGCTGCAGAAGGCGCTCAAGCTCGCCGGCACGGCCTGGGCGCTGGACCCGCAGCTGTGGCAAGGGCTGCGAGGGTTGCTGATGGGCCTGTTCGTGGCTGCGGTCATGCCCTGGACTCTGGTTCGCCTGGGCCTCTTGAAACCGGTCGACAAGCCAGAGGCCGAAGCGCTGGCCGGGTCCGCCGCCTGATGCTGGTTTGTGCCGAATTCGGCATCGGCGGAGGGGAATAGGGCCAAGCGGGCGTGGGGCATCCGGGCCACTGTAGCGGCTGGCTACAGAGGAGAGATGCCCCATGATCCACATGACCCTTGAAGACGTCCGCCACCTGGTGGAAACGGTGCTGCGCCGGCATGGCTTCAGCGAACCCCACGTTCAGGCCGTAGCGGCCACCATAGTGGCCGGCGAGCGCGACGGCTGTACCTCCCACGGGGTGTACCGGCT is part of the Pseudomonas lalkuanensis genome and harbors:
- the ribA gene encoding GTP cyclohydrolase II — translated: MSVVFVAASQLPTPFGVFTMHGFLDEASGKEHVALTLGDVANGGPVLGRLHSECLTGDALFSLRCDCGFQLEAALRAIAEAGCGVLLYLRQEGRGIGLLNKIRAYELQDAGADTVEANERLGFGADQRDYAMCQPMLKHLGVGAVKLMTNNPRKVKALESYGLNVAERVPLQTGLNKHNRKYLATKAGKLGHMLGNLHQAESES
- a CDS encoding alpha/beta fold hydrolase, with the protein product MPNFEHQLLPVNGITLSLYSAGPADGRPVWLLHGFPECWYSWRQQAEPLAAAGYRVLMPEMRGYGASSAPEAIEDYALLTLCGDIQAAMDSLGQTDACVIGHDWGAPVAWHLALLEPERIRALGAMSVPFGGRPKRPAIEIMREANAGRFNYILYFQEPGVAEAELDADLERSLRLLLSDLGDAVLRERPADSRLLDGLSESPALPGWCDAGEFAVYQRTFAAGGFRGPLNWYRNFTLNWQQTEHLAGRQIRQPTLFMVGDHDPVARLEAYTLKRMAELVPHLEQHRLPDCGHWLQNERPEQVNAQLLDFLARHYPA
- a CDS encoding acetyl-CoA carboxylase family protein — protein: MTTAIQSLLIANRGEIAIRIARAAAELGIRSVAVYAEDDSQSLHPRKADLAVPLNGRGAAAYLDAAQLVEVARQHGCDAVHPGYGFLSENAAFARQCEAAGIRFVGPSAEALELFGDKARARSLAARSGLPLAAGSNRATSLDEARALLEGGPIMLKALAGGGGRGMRAVREAGELEQAFERCQSEARAAFGNGDLYVERLIENARHIEVQVLGDGERVTHLWERDCSLQRRHQKVIEIAPAPELDAGLRQRILDAALTLAAAAGYRGIGTFEFLVDTGRGDFVFMEANPRIQVEHCITEAVTGIDLVQTQLRLAEGFSLADLGLLEPISPRGFAVQLRINLESMQADGSARPAGGLVSAYEPPSGPGIRVDGYGYAGYPTSPSYDSLLAKLIVQGDDLPATLRRAYRALCEFRLEGVASNIHFLQNLLRRPELAGGVDTRFIEREIGQLLAPQQTAHPHLFVSGAGTAAVAGAGQVEAPAGCVPLNAPSQGALVSLDVQEGDAVAVGQPVAVLEAMKMEFVVKATRGGIVRALAVAPGDSLFEGAPLLFLEPAEVAGDAVQSEESLDLAHIRADLAEVLERHAITTDERRPQAVARRRKTGQRTTRENLDDLLDEGSFIEYGALALAAQRRRRSLEELIEQSPADGLVAGIGTVNAARFGSEAARCMAIAYDYTVFAGTQGVMNHKKTDRMLGLAEQWRLPLVLFAEGGGGRPGDSDFVGVAGLDCHTFVGMARLSGLVPLVGVVSGRCFAGNAALLGCCDVIIATRNASIGMAGPAMIEGGGLGSFAPEDVGPTSVQGPNGVIDVLVEDEAEAVRVAQQYLSYFQGDLADWQCADQRLLRHAIPENRLRAYDIRSLIETLADQDSLLELRRQFAPGLITAFIRIEGKAFGLIANNPMHLGGAIDAQAGDKAARFMQLCDAFDIPMLSLCDTPGFMVGPDSEKQATVRHVSRMFVAAAGLSVPFFTVVLRKGYGLGAQAMAAGSFHSPLFTIAWPSGEFGAMGLEGAVRLGYAKELAAVEDPAERQKLFDKMVAKAYQNGKAINMASFLEIDAVIDPQETRAWLLRGLNAAPRPAPRSGKKRPFVDTW
- a CDS encoding phosphatase PAP2 family protein; this encodes MNELLHSLDWVLPLRSETLTPVMRFFTLLGYEKFILFFLPLGYWAWHRSVFLRLLVLVAVTALLNAWLKDYWQDPRPDLALRMDHEVGDSFGLPSGHAQIAVVIWFWLAFELRRAWAWVVSGVVVAGIIFSRLYLGAHDVEDVLGGSLLGIATLLAFAQVQHWNWWREAHGLWHLALILLVFLAGWLTWPGVAPSYVPLLAGLMVGVLFGYRRMEFSVDVAVWRRLLAAAVGALSFILLQKALKLAGTAWALDPQLWQGLRGLLMGLFVAAVMPWTLVRLGLLKPVDKPEAEALAGSAA
- a CDS encoding cobalamin-binding protein; translation: MRRLLAFLLLSVALPATAQLRVVSLAPSLTEIMLDLGAGDLLVGVLDGGDRPAALAGLPSVGRYGQLQPESLLALKPDLVLLWPDSVGSAGREQLKKFPVPQLVVEPRSLEQLANAFAEIGERVGRAEQGRQMAARFESGLAALRQHHHRDVPLKVFYQVWDKPLYTLGGKQIVSDALKVCGAENVFADLSLPAPQVGIEAVMQRDPAVILVSEPSQAYAWKAWPQLTAVKRGQVWPVPDRGLERPSFQMLAATGKLCRLLDAAR
- the dxs gene encoding 1-deoxy-D-xylulose-5-phosphate synthase → MPTTFHEIPRERPVTPLLDRAATPDALRRLGEAELETLADELRQYLLYTVGKTGGHFGAGLGVVELTIALHYVYDTPDDRLVWDVGHQAYPHKILTGRREQMGSLRQKDGVAAFPRRVESEYDTFGVGHSSTSISAALGMAIAARMQGSNRKSIAVIGDGALTAGMAFEALNHASDVQADMLVILNDNDMSISRNVGGLSNYLAKILSSRTYASMREGSKKVLSRLPGAWEIARRTEEYAKGMLVPGTLFEELGWNYIGPIDGHDLPTLVATLRNMRDLKGPQFLHVVTKKGKGFAPAEADPIGYHAITKLEPINAPAAPKKPSGPKYSNVFGQWLCDMAGQDPRLVGITPAMKEGSDLVAFSERFPDRYFDVAIAEQHAVTLAAGMACDGAKPVVAIYSTFLQRGYDQLIHDVAVQNLDVLFAIDRAGLVGEDGPTHAGSFDLSYLRCIPGMLVMTPSDENELRLLLTTGHHFEGPAAVRYPRGSGPNATIERELKPVEIGKAVVRRRGSKVAMLVFGVQLAEALQVAEGLDATVVDMRFVKPLDEALVRELAGSHELLVTIEENSVMGGAGAAVSEFLARESLVKPVLHLGLPDYYVEHAKPAEMLAECGLDAAGIEASVRKRMALLGL
- a CDS encoding MFS transporter, whose translation is MTRKEVRRRLAMTWWRQVGFTLVPLLVMGYLFGDGEPVLPVLQMPLFIGALVSLFFSLPMFSAYKRALVATEAALGRAEEPGAWQELTRRRDRGFLAAGLPAWIAALAVLVGLNTVALFLLAMSSLVLLYLYRIPRQLG